Proteins co-encoded in one Pyxidicoccus xibeiensis genomic window:
- a CDS encoding TraB/GumN family protein encodes MLFSLRLLVGLCGVMALTGCASAPRTGEGPALPRRFAQALQVPVEETLAAARQLLVEGGYTFEGAQDPGQLLTDWRAPKGQAGATRSRYLVTGISVGPLRSVVRAFRMTEGSGGAISRERDFALEEKLGLRLVSGASSGVARGRAPALPPATAVREEHFYLTRWQEEPRCPRKVRGLKELLKPGLMMLIGEQLGSREAPQVVGDLVCQAAEAGQSVALGLSIPRDEQARIDRYLASAGTPTDQDALLEGPFWRRPYQDGRSSRAVFDLIDRVRAMRELGLHVSLVAYDTDEVHGSERDAALADVWLKRHAARPEEVLVVLAGNTHVRTVTGTPWDKDFTPMAHHLQKALPELRALELGYAQGKRWGCDLDVWSRLDCRIVTAAPEPRVTDTPGLSPYVRLYPSPTEEGYQGLLFVGELSPSRPAIEVPPKQEQPARELKPSTPPPRPPNY; translated from the coding sequence ATGCTCTTCTCCCTGCGTCTCCTGGTGGGCCTCTGCGGCGTCATGGCGTTGACAGGGTGCGCGAGCGCCCCGCGTACCGGAGAGGGGCCGGCGCTGCCCCGCCGGTTCGCCCAGGCCCTGCAGGTCCCCGTGGAGGAGACGCTGGCCGCCGCGCGCCAGCTCCTGGTGGAGGGGGGGTACACCTTCGAGGGCGCCCAGGACCCGGGTCAGCTCCTCACCGACTGGAGGGCTCCGAAGGGGCAGGCGGGCGCCACCCGCTCGCGCTACCTGGTGACGGGCATCTCCGTGGGGCCCCTGCGCTCCGTGGTGCGCGCCTTCCGCATGACGGAGGGCAGCGGTGGCGCCATCTCACGGGAGCGGGACTTCGCGCTGGAGGAGAAGCTGGGCCTGCGGCTGGTGTCCGGCGCTTCCTCCGGTGTGGCCCGGGGCCGGGCTCCGGCGCTTCCCCCCGCCACGGCGGTGCGGGAGGAGCACTTCTACCTCACGCGCTGGCAGGAGGAGCCGCGCTGCCCGAGGAAGGTGCGGGGCCTGAAGGAGCTGCTGAAGCCGGGGTTGATGATGCTCATCGGCGAGCAGCTCGGCTCGCGCGAGGCGCCCCAGGTGGTGGGCGACCTGGTGTGCCAGGCGGCCGAGGCCGGCCAGTCCGTGGCGCTCGGCCTGTCCATTCCCAGGGACGAGCAGGCGCGCATCGACCGGTATCTCGCCAGCGCCGGGACTCCGACGGACCAGGACGCGCTGCTGGAGGGGCCCTTCTGGCGGAGGCCCTACCAGGATGGCAGGAGCAGCCGCGCCGTGTTCGACCTCATCGACCGGGTGCGCGCCATGCGCGAGCTGGGGCTGCACGTTTCCCTGGTGGCCTATGACACGGACGAGGTCCACGGCAGCGAGCGCGACGCCGCGCTCGCGGACGTGTGGCTGAAGCGCCATGCCGCGCGGCCGGAGGAGGTGCTCGTCGTGCTGGCCGGCAACACCCACGTGCGCACCGTCACCGGCACGCCGTGGGACAAGGACTTCACGCCCATGGCCCACCACCTCCAGAAGGCGCTGCCGGAGCTGCGAGCGCTGGAGCTGGGGTATGCGCAGGGCAAGCGGTGGGGCTGCGACCTGGACGTCTGGAGCCGGCTGGACTGCCGGATTGTCACCGCCGCCCCGGAGCCCCGCGTGACGGACACTCCGGGCCTCAGCCCCTACGTGCGCCTCTATCCCTCGCCCACGGAGGAGGGCTACCAGGGGCTGCTCTTCGTCGGGGAGCTGTCGCCGTCGCGCCCGGCCATCGAGGTGCCCCCCAAGCAGGAGCAGCCCGCGCGCGAGCTGAAGCCCTCCACGCCGCCGCCGCGTCCGCCCAACTACTGA
- a CDS encoding lipase family protein — MRLRHSLTLAGTLLLGSVTTGCGEGLEPESTLPEAPAVEAPGSGAPGGEALGDEDLGTAESPAVATTGVTADFRQWLSNNGYADYDFVRADVPGGSYGGRASGTDTVVNQPVIFIHGNSDKAVGTGTAGQTGWNASIEHFHSKGYKTSELYATTWGPASALSSASQYHSKAHVMKVRKFIEAVKAYTGAAKVDIVTHSMGVTLARKAILGGWANDSAAGGDYYVGAPLTSSVDTFVGIAGANLGLTSCYQTGPTTPTCGSTNGLYPGYLYFGVVTGRSAYLNNLRSTSGYEGAHRYSIYSTADEVIGYGGVVYGDYTSRIPGQTGEKVYSAYPYGHFNSKDLTAAVQYSMVRSQVIP; from the coding sequence ATGCGTCTGCGGCATTCGCTCACTCTCGCGGGCACGCTGCTGCTCGGCTCTGTCACCACCGGCTGCGGCGAGGGGCTCGAGCCCGAGTCCACGCTCCCCGAGGCTCCCGCCGTCGAAGCCCCCGGAAGCGGAGCCCCCGGAGGCGAAGCGCTCGGAGACGAAGACCTCGGCACCGCCGAGTCCCCCGCCGTGGCCACCACCGGCGTCACCGCGGACTTCCGCCAGTGGCTGAGCAACAACGGCTACGCTGACTACGACTTCGTCCGCGCGGACGTGCCCGGCGGCAGCTACGGCGGCAGGGCCAGCGGCACCGACACCGTGGTGAACCAGCCCGTCATCTTCATCCACGGCAACTCGGACAAGGCGGTGGGCACCGGCACCGCGGGACAGACGGGCTGGAATGCGTCCATCGAGCACTTCCACTCGAAGGGCTACAAGACGAGCGAGCTGTACGCGACGACGTGGGGCCCGGCCAGCGCGCTGAGCTCCGCGTCGCAGTACCACTCGAAGGCCCACGTCATGAAGGTGCGCAAGTTCATCGAGGCGGTGAAGGCGTACACCGGCGCGGCGAAGGTGGACATCGTCACCCACTCCATGGGCGTGACGCTGGCGCGCAAGGCCATCCTCGGAGGCTGGGCGAATGACTCGGCGGCCGGCGGCGACTACTACGTGGGCGCGCCGCTCACCAGCTCGGTGGACACCTTCGTCGGCATCGCCGGCGCCAACCTGGGCCTGACGTCCTGCTACCAGACGGGCCCGACGACGCCCACCTGCGGCTCCACCAACGGCCTGTACCCGGGCTACCTCTACTTCGGCGTGGTGACGGGCCGCTCCGCGTACCTCAACAACCTGCGCTCCACGAGCGGCTACGAGGGCGCGCACCGGTACTCCATCTACTCCACCGCGGACGAGGTCATCGGCTACGGAGGTGTCGTCTACGGTGACTACACCTCCCGCATCCCCGGGCAGACGGGCGAGAAGGTGTACTCCGCCTACCCCTACGGCCACTTCAACTCGAAGGACCTGACGGCCGCCGTGCAGTACAGCATGGTGCGCAGCCAGGTCATCCCGTAG
- a CDS encoding acyl-CoA synthetase — protein sequence MFIGDWMGRGALYWPEHVAVVDTAKGGAGRFTYRALNARAEALGGWLRDVAGVKRGDRVGLVAHNGVEYLDALFACGKLGAVFVPYNWRLHATELTDLVRAIRPRVLLFGDDFRDGVAQVRERLGSEGPRLVALESQGLPGADAYAAALAHVPASPVTNDAVKEEDLLCLLFTGGTTGRSKGACISYRMVAWNTLNTLVHEVVPGDVTVTHTPMFHTGGLLVYTVPLLTVGGTVVLMRRWEPEELLALIPREKVTLFFAVPTQYQQLLDSPRFRDTDFSSVRFMTSGGAALPVTLLHAWQAVHAVPFKQGFGMTEFGPGLFSMGPEFAVSKAGSIGRPNYFIAAKLVDDDGREVPVGEVGELVLKGPSMCSGYFEDEAATREAIDADGWLHTGDLARRDSDGFYFIAGRKKDMFISGGENVYPLELESALYEHPAVQQCAVVGVPDAKWGEVGRAFVVLKPGERASSEDLLEHLRGRVARFKVPKRVELVERLPLSAAGKILKRELREAAIAAEQGTSQG from the coding sequence ATGTTCATCGGAGACTGGATGGGGCGGGGCGCCCTCTACTGGCCCGAGCACGTCGCGGTGGTGGACACCGCGAAGGGTGGGGCCGGCCGCTTCACCTACCGTGCCCTGAATGCGCGCGCCGAGGCGCTCGGCGGCTGGCTGCGCGACGTGGCCGGCGTGAAGCGTGGAGACCGCGTGGGCCTCGTGGCCCACAACGGCGTGGAGTACCTGGACGCCCTCTTCGCCTGCGGGAAGCTGGGCGCCGTCTTCGTCCCCTACAACTGGCGCCTGCACGCCACCGAGCTCACCGACCTGGTGCGCGCCATCCGCCCGCGCGTGCTCCTCTTCGGCGACGACTTCCGCGACGGCGTGGCCCAGGTGCGCGAGCGCCTGGGCAGCGAGGGCCCCAGGCTGGTGGCCCTGGAGTCCCAGGGCTTGCCCGGCGCGGACGCCTACGCGGCGGCGCTGGCGCACGTGCCCGCTTCCCCGGTCACGAACGACGCGGTGAAGGAGGAGGACCTCCTCTGCCTGCTCTTCACCGGCGGCACCACCGGGCGCTCGAAGGGCGCGTGCATCAGCTACCGCATGGTGGCGTGGAACACGCTCAACACCCTGGTGCACGAGGTGGTGCCCGGCGACGTCACGGTGACGCACACGCCCATGTTCCACACGGGCGGGCTGCTCGTGTACACGGTGCCGCTGCTCACCGTGGGCGGCACCGTCGTCCTCATGCGGCGGTGGGAGCCGGAGGAGCTGCTCGCCCTCATCCCCCGCGAGAAGGTGACGCTCTTCTTCGCGGTGCCCACGCAGTACCAGCAGCTGCTCGACTCGCCTCGCTTCCGCGACACGGACTTCTCCTCGGTGCGCTTCATGACGAGCGGCGGCGCGGCCCTGCCGGTGACGCTGCTCCACGCGTGGCAGGCGGTGCACGCGGTGCCCTTCAAGCAGGGCTTCGGCATGACGGAGTTCGGCCCGGGCCTGTTCAGCATGGGGCCGGAGTTCGCCGTGTCGAAGGCGGGCTCCATCGGCCGGCCCAACTACTTCATCGCCGCGAAGCTGGTGGACGACGACGGCCGCGAGGTGCCCGTGGGCGAGGTGGGCGAGCTGGTCCTCAAGGGCCCGTCCATGTGCTCCGGCTACTTCGAGGACGAGGCCGCCACGCGAGAGGCCATCGACGCGGACGGCTGGCTGCACACGGGCGACCTGGCGCGGCGGGACTCGGACGGCTTCTACTTCATCGCCGGCCGCAAGAAGGACATGTTCATCTCCGGCGGGGAGAACGTCTACCCGCTGGAGCTGGAGTCCGCCCTCTACGAGCACCCCGCCGTGCAGCAGTGCGCCGTGGTGGGCGTGCCCGATGCGAAGTGGGGCGAGGTTGGCCGCGCCTTCGTGGTGCTGAAGCCAGGCGAGCGGGCGTCCTCGGAGGACCTGCTGGAGCACCTGCGCGGCCGGGTGGCGCGCTTCAAGGTGCCCAAGCGGGTGGAGCTGGTGGAGCGCCTGCCGCTGTCCGCGGCGGGGAAGATTCTCAAGCGTGAGCTGCGCGAGGCGGCCATCGCCGCGGAGCAGGGCACATCACAGGGCTGA
- a CDS encoding DUF6644 family protein, which produces MSKPVDRGWLGWLESTWLADVLRREPLLYPLLETVHILGFVVLVGAAVMFDLRLLGLSRRLPVTELAAHLLPWARRGLAVAAASGALLFLTQATQLGSSPVFGLKLALLLLAGLNAALFHRGVFRSVRDWDTDAAIPPAARVAAVLSVLLWTGVITCGRLLAYL; this is translated from the coding sequence ATGTCGAAGCCGGTCGACCGCGGGTGGCTCGGCTGGCTGGAATCGACCTGGCTCGCGGACGTGCTCCGCCGCGAGCCCCTGCTCTACCCCTTGCTGGAGACCGTCCACATCCTCGGCTTCGTCGTCCTCGTGGGCGCGGCCGTGATGTTCGACCTGCGCCTGCTCGGCCTCTCGCGCCGGCTCCCCGTGACGGAGCTCGCCGCACACCTGCTGCCCTGGGCCCGGCGCGGCCTCGCGGTAGCGGCGGCGTCCGGCGCGCTCCTCTTCCTCACCCAGGCGACGCAGCTGGGAAGCAGCCCCGTCTTCGGGCTCAAGCTCGCGCTGCTATTGCTCGCGGGGCTCAACGCCGCGCTGTTCCACCGCGGGGTCTTCCGCTCGGTCCGGGACTGGGACACGGACGCCGCGATACCTCCCGCCGCGCGCGTGGCCGCCGTCCTCTCCGTCCTCCTCTGGACGGGTGTCATCACCTGCGGCCGGCTGCTGGCCTATCTCTGA
- a CDS encoding acyl-CoA synthetase — MPIVHDWLARRAALDPDRTALIDANHGERRISYREWDAAASRTAAFLHHALGVGRGDRVAVLAYNCVEFLDLVFACAKLGAILQPLNWRLSAAELGGLLVDAEPSVLVFGPEFRAQVDTVRARAPFVRHWLCLAEPGPGERAFSEREAASKAPLPKLELEADAPWVLCYTGGSTGLPKAAVLTHGSITANAANTVVSWGLAATDVALLNAPLFHAGGLSVFTTPLVYVGGASVVCRSFDVDGVFDLVNRGAVNLVFGVPTMFIEMQRHPRFEAVDLSRLKLLISGGAPCPAPVFERFFARGVDFKTGYGLTEAGPNNFWLPPGEVRRKPGAVGVPLFHVEARIDGEQRPGDVGELLLRGPHLCAGYWRRPEDTARTFADGWLHTGDLASRDADGCFRIVGRSKDLIISGGENIYPSEVESVLAGHPDVAEVAVIGVPDAKWGETPRALVVPRPGTAPTAEALIAFCEGRLARYKTPKSVRFIDALPRTSPGKVDRRALAAAHGTP; from the coding sequence ATGCCCATCGTCCATGACTGGCTGGCCCGCCGCGCCGCGCTCGACCCGGACCGCACCGCCCTCATCGATGCGAACCACGGCGAGCGCCGCATCTCCTACCGCGAGTGGGACGCCGCCGCCTCGCGCACCGCCGCCTTCCTGCACCACGCACTCGGCGTGGGGCGGGGAGACCGCGTCGCCGTGCTCGCCTACAACTGCGTCGAGTTCCTCGACCTGGTCTTCGCCTGCGCGAAGCTGGGCGCCATCCTCCAGCCGCTCAACTGGCGCCTCAGCGCGGCGGAGCTCGGCGGGCTGCTCGTGGATGCGGAGCCCTCCGTCCTCGTCTTCGGCCCCGAGTTTCGCGCCCAGGTGGACACCGTCCGCGCCCGCGCGCCCTTCGTGCGGCACTGGCTGTGTCTTGCCGAGCCCGGCCCCGGTGAGCGCGCCTTCTCCGAGCGCGAGGCCGCCTCGAAGGCCCCGCTCCCCAAGCTGGAGCTGGAGGCCGACGCGCCGTGGGTGCTCTGCTACACGGGCGGCAGCACCGGCCTTCCGAAGGCCGCGGTCCTCACCCACGGCTCCATCACCGCCAACGCGGCCAACACGGTGGTGAGCTGGGGGCTCGCCGCCACCGACGTGGCCCTGCTCAACGCACCGCTGTTCCATGCGGGAGGCTTGAGCGTCTTCACCACGCCGCTCGTCTACGTGGGCGGCGCCTCGGTGGTGTGCCGGAGCTTCGACGTGGACGGCGTGTTCGACCTCGTCAACCGGGGCGCGGTGAACCTGGTGTTCGGCGTGCCCACCATGTTCATCGAGATGCAGCGCCACCCGCGCTTCGAGGCGGTGGACCTGTCGCGCCTCAAGCTGCTCATCAGCGGCGGCGCGCCGTGCCCCGCGCCTGTCTTCGAGCGCTTCTTCGCGCGGGGCGTGGACTTCAAGACGGGCTACGGCCTCACGGAGGCGGGCCCCAACAACTTCTGGCTGCCCCCGGGCGAGGTGCGCCGCAAGCCGGGCGCCGTCGGCGTGCCCCTCTTCCACGTGGAGGCCCGCATCGACGGAGAGCAGCGGCCGGGCGACGTGGGCGAGCTGCTCCTGCGCGGGCCGCACCTGTGCGCCGGCTACTGGCGCCGCCCCGAGGACACCGCGCGCACCTTCGCCGACGGCTGGCTGCACACGGGGGACCTGGCCAGCCGTGACGCGGACGGGTGCTTCCGCATCGTCGGCCGCAGCAAGGACCTCATCATCTCCGGCGGGGAGAACATCTATCCATCCGAGGTGGAGAGCGTCCTCGCCGGCCACCCCGACGTGGCCGAGGTCGCCGTCATCGGCGTGCCCGATGCGAAGTGGGGCGAGACGCCGCGCGCGCTCGTCGTCCCGCGCCCCGGCACCGCCCCCACCGCCGAGGCGCTCATCGCCTTCTGCGAGGGCCGGCTCGCCCGCTACAAGACACCGAAGTCCGTGCGCTTCATCGACGCCCTCCCGCGCACGTCTCCCGGCAAGGTGGACCGGCGCGCGCTCGCCGCCGCGCACGGCACGCCCTGA
- a CDS encoding TetR/AcrR family transcriptional regulator, whose amino-acid sequence MNRPSTSPDRSGPVTPRGQKTRAKLLKAAESVFGEKGYERASIADITRKGGVALGTFYVYFPDKQSIFVEVVDELGTRLRRLIGEATSACSGRVDVEREGLRTFFEFVRQHPNLYRVVRQAEFVDEACYRRYYDRFAKGYVTGLSRAMEDGEVRRMDPEALAYCLMGIGDFLGMRWVLWEEDPGLERVLDTAMSLIQHGLDARTPAPRNTVKAAPVSKSKKKNTLRPTRRPARGARS is encoded by the coding sequence ATGAATCGGCCTTCAACTTCTCCCGACCGCTCCGGCCCCGTCACGCCGCGCGGTCAAAAGACCCGCGCGAAGCTGCTCAAGGCAGCCGAGTCGGTCTTTGGGGAGAAGGGTTACGAGCGCGCGTCCATCGCGGACATCACCCGCAAGGGCGGCGTGGCCCTCGGCACCTTCTACGTCTACTTCCCCGACAAGCAGTCCATCTTCGTGGAAGTCGTCGACGAGCTCGGCACCCGCCTGCGCCGCCTCATCGGCGAGGCCACCTCCGCCTGCTCCGGCCGTGTCGACGTGGAGCGCGAGGGCCTGCGCACCTTCTTCGAGTTCGTCCGCCAGCACCCCAACCTCTACCGCGTGGTGCGCCAGGCCGAGTTCGTCGACGAGGCCTGCTACCGCCGCTACTACGACCGCTTCGCCAAGGGCTACGTCACCGGCCTCAGCCGCGCCATGGAGGACGGCGAGGTGCGCCGCATGGACCCCGAGGCGCTCGCCTACTGCCTCATGGGCATCGGTGACTTCCTCGGCATGCGCTGGGTGCTCTGGGAAGAGGACCCGGGCCTGGAGCGCGTGCTCGACACCGCCATGAGCCTCATCCAGCACGGCCTCGACGCTCGCACCCCCGCGCCGCGCAACACCGTCAAGGCCGCCCCCGTCTCGAAGTCGAAGAAGAAGAACACCCTGCGCCCCACGCGCCGTCCCGCGCGCGGCGCCCGGAGCTGA
- a CDS encoding 3-oxoacyl-ACP synthase III family protein, with the protein MRYAQILSTGRYVPEKVLTNADVEKILGEKVDEWLQQNVGIRERHVMADDQATSDLCVAAARQALERSGTKPEELDLIIIATDTPDYLSPATASVVQAKLGAPNAGTYDLNCACAGWVTALDVASKTIAADDSYHRILVVGAYGMTRYVNWKDKKTCTLFADGAGAVVLGAGDKPGFMGAKLLANGEYHDALGIYTGGTHRPATAETLLLTDGKPSVQFVRKFPATFNTERWPILLDQLLKRQHQTLDDVKLFVFTQLNLRTIEATMKVLGQPMEKAHYTMDKWGYTGSACIPMTLDDAVVQGKVRRGDLVAFCASGGGLAMASALYRWTA; encoded by the coding sequence ATGCGATACGCGCAGATCCTCTCCACTGGCCGCTACGTCCCCGAGAAGGTGCTCACCAACGCCGACGTCGAGAAGATTCTCGGCGAGAAGGTGGACGAGTGGCTCCAGCAGAACGTGGGCATCCGTGAGCGCCACGTCATGGCCGACGACCAGGCCACCAGTGATTTGTGCGTCGCCGCCGCCCGCCAGGCGCTCGAGCGCTCCGGGACGAAGCCGGAGGAGCTGGACCTCATCATCATCGCCACCGACACGCCGGACTACCTCAGCCCCGCCACCGCCTCCGTGGTGCAGGCCAAGCTGGGCGCCCCCAACGCCGGCACGTACGACCTCAACTGCGCCTGCGCCGGGTGGGTGACGGCGCTGGACGTGGCCTCGAAGACGATTGCGGCGGACGACAGCTACCACCGCATCCTCGTCGTCGGCGCGTACGGCATGACGCGCTACGTGAACTGGAAGGACAAGAAGACCTGCACCCTGTTCGCGGACGGCGCGGGCGCGGTGGTGCTGGGCGCGGGCGACAAGCCCGGCTTCATGGGCGCGAAGCTATTGGCCAACGGCGAGTACCACGACGCGCTCGGCATCTACACCGGCGGCACGCACCGCCCGGCCACCGCGGAGACGCTGCTGCTCACCGACGGCAAGCCCTCGGTGCAGTTCGTCCGCAAGTTCCCCGCCACCTTCAACACCGAGCGCTGGCCCATCCTGCTGGACCAGCTCCTCAAGCGGCAGCACCAGACGCTGGACGACGTGAAGCTCTTCGTCTTCACCCAGCTCAACCTGAGGACCATCGAAGCCACCATGAAGGTGCTGGGCCAGCCCATGGAGAAGGCCCACTACACCATGGACAAGTGGGGCTACACCGGCTCGGCCTGCATCCCGATGACGCTCGACGACGCGGTTGTGCAGGGCAAGGTGCGGCGGGGCGACCTGGTGGCCTTCTGTGCCAGCGGCGGCGGCCTGGCCATGGCGTCCGCCCTCTACCGGTGGACGGCCTGA
- a CDS encoding DUF6152 family protein translates to MRTSTWAGALAALCISGGALAHHGWSSYDSERTMKLTGVIRASGYENPHGYVDLEAREGKWHVVLAPPSRMESRGLPKSALKEGATVTVEGYPHRTTKDELRAERITAGGKTVELR, encoded by the coding sequence ATGAGGACTTCGACCTGGGCCGGCGCGCTCGCGGCGCTGTGCATCTCCGGGGGCGCGCTCGCGCACCACGGCTGGAGCAGCTACGACAGTGAACGCACCATGAAGCTCACGGGTGTCATCCGCGCATCCGGCTACGAGAACCCGCACGGCTACGTCGACCTGGAGGCCAGGGAAGGAAAGTGGCACGTCGTCCTCGCGCCGCCCTCCCGGATGGAGAGCCGCGGCCTGCCGAAGAGCGCGCTGAAGGAGGGCGCCACAGTCACAGTGGAGGGCTATCCCCACCGCACCACCAAGGATGAGCTGCGCGCCGAGCGCATCACCGCGGGAGGCAAGACGGTGGAGCTGCGCTGA
- a CDS encoding alpha/beta fold hydrolase: MSTSRAFTALLVAAGLSSAGCVRSYAGQSALSFQDLDYTSEATKQPWPVKRMPLPDTAAQLGLATVPEVAYVDMPATSPDAKTIVFVHGLGSYLKFWRSQLDAFHQQGYHVVAVDLPGFGKSDKPGSFPYTMEAMADVVRELVRGLGVDKPILAGHSMGGQTSLSYAIRYPDELSALVLVSPAGFEKFSWKEKAWFERVMSTEFIKTAPEAAIWGSVRQGNFMHWRPELDWLIEERVRLAKSPEFDSYAYANVRTVKGLAHNDFVRDNLHRVTVPTLIVYGTDDRLIPNPFLHGGEARDIMEYGASRIPGARLVPLQGCGHTVQLDCPARFNEVVLPFVSDAAQGRIAVPEGTAPKEAAPKPGAPMAPSTGPNTPEGTPPPTPGQEGAPAPADAPRP, from the coding sequence ATGAGCACCTCCCGCGCCTTCACCGCCCTGCTCGTCGCGGCGGGGCTGTCCTCCGCCGGCTGCGTCCGCTCGTACGCCGGCCAGTCCGCCCTGTCCTTCCAGGACCTGGACTACACCTCCGAGGCTACGAAGCAGCCGTGGCCCGTGAAGCGGATGCCGCTGCCCGACACCGCCGCGCAGCTCGGCCTGGCCACCGTGCCCGAGGTGGCCTACGTCGACATGCCGGCCACGAGCCCCGACGCGAAGACGATTGTCTTCGTGCACGGGCTCGGCTCGTACCTGAAGTTCTGGCGCTCGCAGCTCGACGCCTTCCACCAGCAGGGCTACCACGTCGTCGCGGTGGACCTGCCGGGCTTCGGCAAGTCCGACAAGCCGGGCTCCTTCCCGTACACCATGGAGGCCATGGCCGACGTGGTGCGCGAGCTGGTGCGGGGGCTGGGCGTGGACAAGCCCATCCTCGCCGGGCACTCCATGGGCGGGCAGACGTCGCTGTCCTACGCCATCCGCTACCCGGACGAGCTGAGCGCGCTGGTGCTGGTGTCGCCCGCCGGCTTCGAGAAGTTCTCCTGGAAGGAGAAGGCCTGGTTCGAGCGCGTGATGAGCACGGAGTTCATCAAGACCGCGCCCGAGGCCGCCATCTGGGGCAGCGTGCGCCAGGGCAACTTCATGCACTGGCGCCCGGAGCTGGACTGGCTGATTGAAGAGCGCGTGCGGCTGGCGAAGTCGCCCGAGTTCGACTCGTACGCCTACGCCAACGTGCGCACGGTGAAGGGCCTGGCGCACAACGACTTCGTGCGCGACAACCTCCACCGCGTCACCGTGCCCACGCTCATCGTCTACGGCACGGATGACCGGCTCATCCCCAACCCGTTCCTCCACGGCGGCGAGGCGCGCGACATCATGGAGTACGGCGCCTCGCGCATCCCCGGCGCCAGGCTGGTGCCGCTGCAGGGCTGCGGCCACACGGTGCAGCTCGACTGCCCGGCCCGCTTCAACGAGGTGGTGCTGCCCTTCGTGAGCGACGCGGCGCAGGGGCGCATCGCGGTGCCCGAGGGCACGGCGCCGAAGGAGGCCGCGCCGAAGCCGGGCGCGCCCATGGCTCCGTCCACCGGGCCGAACACGCCGGAGGGCACGCCTCCGCCGACGCCGGGCCAGGAGGGCGCTCCGGCGCCCGCGGACGCTCCCCGGCCGTGA
- a CDS encoding synaptic vesicle VAT-1 family membrane protein — MRARKVVIPKAGGYEQLHLEDLNQVSPGAGEVVVATEAIGVNYADCVIRMGLYASAKEYVGWPITPGFEFAGTVVAVGAGVKDLSPGARVFGVTRFGGYATHVAVPRHQVFALPSRLTMEQAAGFPTVFLTAYYALFELAHPRPGANVLVHSAAGGVGSALLQLGRIAGCRMVGVVGGPHKVEAARAMGAEGVIDKSREDLWKAAEAAAPRGYDVVLDANGPSTLRDSYKHLASPGKLVIYGFHSMLPRTGGKPNYAKLAWDWMRTPRFDPLTLTNDNTSVLAFNLSYLFEQRAVLEESMARLLGWVEEGKLVSPQVTRFPLDAVAEAHRALESGTTVGKLVLVP; from the coding sequence ATGCGCGCACGCAAGGTCGTGATTCCCAAGGCGGGTGGGTACGAACAGCTCCACCTTGAAGACCTGAATCAGGTTTCACCTGGGGCCGGGGAGGTGGTGGTGGCCACCGAGGCCATCGGGGTGAACTATGCGGACTGCGTCATCCGCATGGGGCTGTACGCCTCGGCGAAGGAGTACGTGGGGTGGCCCATCACCCCCGGCTTCGAGTTCGCTGGCACGGTGGTTGCCGTGGGTGCGGGCGTGAAGGACCTGTCACCGGGGGCGCGGGTCTTCGGGGTGACGCGGTTTGGGGGATATGCGACGCACGTGGCGGTGCCGCGGCACCAGGTGTTCGCCCTGCCTTCGCGGCTCACGATGGAGCAGGCGGCGGGCTTCCCCACGGTGTTCCTCACCGCCTACTACGCGTTGTTCGAGCTGGCGCACCCGCGGCCGGGAGCGAACGTGCTGGTGCACTCGGCGGCGGGGGGCGTGGGCAGTGCGCTGCTGCAGTTGGGGCGCATCGCCGGGTGCCGGATGGTGGGCGTGGTGGGTGGGCCGCACAAGGTGGAGGCGGCGCGGGCGATGGGGGCGGAGGGGGTCATCGACAAGAGCCGCGAGGACCTGTGGAAGGCGGCGGAGGCGGCGGCGCCGCGCGGGTACGACGTGGTGCTGGATGCGAACGGGCCGTCCACGCTGCGCGACAGCTACAAGCACCTGGCGTCGCCGGGGAAGCTGGTCATCTACGGGTTCCACTCGATGCTGCCGCGCACGGGCGGGAAGCCGAACTACGCGAAGCTCGCGTGGGACTGGATGCGCACGCCGCGCTTCGACCCGCTGACGCTGACGAACGACAACACCAGCGTGCTGGCCTTCAACCTGTCCTATCTCTTCGAGCAGCGCGCCGTGCTGGAGGAGTCCATGGCGCGGCTGCTGGGCTGGGTGGAGGAGGGGAAGCTGGTGTCGCCGCAGGTGACGCGCTTCCCGCTGGACGCGGTGGCGGAGGCGCACCGCGCGCTGGAGTCCGGCACCACGGTGGGCAAGCTCGTGCTGGTGCCGTGA